Proteins co-encoded in one Actinomadura luteofluorescens genomic window:
- a CDS encoding enoyl-CoA hydratase/isomerase family protein: MAGDMYETILYSVDERIARITLNRPDARNALSDQMIGELLDAFERARADTGVRVIVLTGAGDRAFCAGADLGGLGRAQADGRSVADAGAVRDSAPFRLFTAFPGLGKPIIARLAGHAVAGGLGLAAACDLVIAADDVKLATPEVNVGLWPMMIMAIINRNVAPKHAFKLYYTGARVTAAEGRDIGLVTEVVPRAELDARVDELARLIASKSPVGLRRGRDAFFAIEGRPLEDQVAHLLSELVELTGTEDAKEGITAFLENRPPDFQGR, translated from the coding sequence GTGGCCGGGGACATGTACGAGACGATCCTGTATTCGGTGGACGAGCGGATCGCGCGGATCACGCTGAACCGCCCCGACGCCCGCAACGCGCTCAGCGACCAGATGATCGGCGAGCTGCTCGACGCGTTCGAGCGGGCCAGGGCCGACACCGGAGTCCGGGTCATCGTCCTGACCGGCGCCGGGGACCGGGCGTTCTGCGCGGGCGCCGACCTCGGCGGCCTCGGCCGGGCGCAGGCCGACGGCCGGTCGGTCGCGGACGCCGGCGCCGTCCGCGACAGCGCCCCCTTCCGGCTCTTCACGGCCTTCCCCGGGCTCGGCAAGCCGATCATCGCGCGGCTGGCCGGGCACGCCGTCGCGGGCGGCCTCGGCCTCGCCGCCGCCTGCGACCTGGTCATCGCGGCCGACGACGTCAAGCTCGCCACGCCCGAGGTCAACGTCGGTCTCTGGCCCATGATGATCATGGCGATCATCAACCGGAACGTCGCCCCGAAGCACGCCTTCAAGCTCTACTACACCGGCGCCCGCGTCACCGCCGCCGAGGGCCGCGACATCGGCCTGGTCACCGAGGTCGTCCCGCGCGCCGAGCTGGACGCCCGCGTGGACGAGCTGGCCCGCCTGATCGCGTCCAAGAGCCCCGTGGGCCTGCGCCGCGGCCGCGACGCGTTCTTCGCCATCGAGGGCCGCCCCCTGGAGGACCAGGTCGCCCACCTGCTGTCCGAGCTGGTCGAGCTGACCGGCACCGAGGACGCCAAGGAGGGCATCACGGCCTTCCTGGAGAACCGCCCCCCGGACTTCCAGGGCCGCTGA
- a CDS encoding zinc-dependent alcohol dehydrogenase family protein, protein MRAWVVERPAPIETGPLRRAERDAPSPGPGELLVRVLACGVCRTDLHVAEGDLPVHLPGVTPGHEIVGLVESAGPGCLHGPGDRVGVAWLRGTCGACRFCRRGAENLCPSSVYTGWDAHGGYAEYALAVDAYTYALPAELDDVRAAPLLCAGIIGYRALRRAALPPGGRLGIWGFGGSAHLAAQIALAEGADVHVFTRSPAARELARELGASWAGDSFDAAPAPLDSAIVFAPAGELVAAALERLDRGGTCAVAGIHLSDVPPLDYQRHLFQEREVRSVTANTRADGEEFLRLAARLDVAVTTHPYPLDEAGRALADLAADRFTGAAVLVP, encoded by the coding sequence GTGCGCGCCTGGGTGGTGGAGCGGCCGGCCCCGATCGAGACGGGGCCGCTGCGGCGCGCCGAGCGCGACGCGCCTTCCCCTGGCCCGGGCGAGCTGCTGGTCCGCGTGCTGGCCTGCGGTGTCTGCCGGACCGACCTGCACGTCGCCGAGGGCGACCTGCCCGTCCACCTGCCGGGAGTGACGCCGGGTCACGAGATCGTCGGGCTGGTCGAGTCGGCGGGCCCCGGCTGCCTGCACGGGCCCGGCGACCGCGTCGGCGTCGCGTGGCTGCGCGGGACGTGCGGCGCGTGCCGGTTCTGCCGCCGTGGGGCCGAGAACCTGTGCCCGTCGTCGGTCTACACCGGCTGGGACGCGCACGGCGGCTACGCCGAGTACGCGCTGGCCGTCGACGCCTACACCTACGCGCTGCCCGCCGAGCTGGACGACGTGCGCGCCGCCCCGCTGTTGTGCGCCGGGATCATCGGGTACCGGGCGCTGCGCCGCGCGGCCCTGCCGCCGGGCGGGCGCCTCGGGATCTGGGGGTTCGGCGGCTCGGCGCACCTGGCCGCGCAGATCGCGCTCGCCGAGGGCGCCGACGTGCACGTGTTCACCCGCAGCCCCGCCGCCCGCGAGCTGGCCCGCGAGCTCGGCGCGTCCTGGGCCGGCGACTCCTTCGACGCCGCTCCCGCCCCGCTGGACTCGGCGATCGTCTTCGCGCCCGCGGGCGAGCTGGTGGCCGCCGCGCTCGAACGCCTCGACCGCGGCGGGACGTGCGCCGTCGCGGGGATCCACCTGAGCGACGTGCCGCCTCTGGACTACCAGCGGCACCTGTTCCAGGAGCGGGAGGTCCGCTCGGTGACGGCGAACACGCGGGCGGACGGCGAGGAGTTCCTGAGGCTGGCCGCGCGCCTGGACGTCGCCGTCACGACGCACCCCTACCCGCTGGACGAGGCCGGCCGCGCCCTCGCCGACCTCGCGGCGGACCGCTTCACCGGCGCCGCCGTCCTCGTCCCCTAG
- a CDS encoding YcxB family protein: MDISVKYQPTEDEVTRAFTEGFKRQLTVLYAVLVIVLLGGAAYRFAAGDPGMGIGALVAAVLSPLAGTWWLRRRARRMLSFLCVPTTVRVTDSGYDCRTDESTTEMRWTMFSHVYPTPEFWLLYVNDQPAAFLPRAAFDAAQQAEIDAFLAARKISRSR, translated from the coding sequence GTGGACATCTCGGTCAAGTACCAGCCCACCGAGGACGAGGTGACCCGGGCGTTCACCGAGGGTTTCAAGCGGCAGCTCACGGTCCTGTACGCGGTTCTCGTCATCGTCCTGCTCGGGGGCGCGGCGTACAGGTTCGCCGCGGGTGACCCGGGAATGGGCATCGGCGCGCTGGTGGCGGCGGTCCTGAGCCCCCTGGCGGGGACGTGGTGGCTTCGCAGGCGCGCGCGGCGGATGCTCTCGTTCCTCTGCGTCCCCACGACGGTGCGGGTGACCGACAGCGGCTACGACTGCCGGACGGACGAGTCCACCACGGAGATGCGGTGGACCATGTTCTCCCACGTGTACCCCACCCCGGAGTTCTGGCTGCTGTACGTGAACGACCAGCCCGCCGCCTTTCTCCCCAGGGCCGCCTTCGATGCCGCCCAGCAGGCCGAGATCGACGCCTTCCTGGCCGCTCGCAAGATCAGTCGGAGTCGGTGA
- a CDS encoding class I SAM-dependent methyltransferase, translated as MPHPATAVQETGGTIAPHLRRLLEFVEPHAGDVCLDVARGRGPMPAALGPHVHHVTAVDATPVAPPPGPARPGRMETVEFGTGPVRITGGARGPDERRDGGGAGRRPPAAMTREDPRPRPARPAPRVPIKADATALPYRDNTFSLVTARFSLYNLGDPGDVLRELLRVCRPGGRVVVADLVRGNLAGPERDRIERLRDPDHPGTPSIARLTEMITSVGGSIRRLDVFTVERPVEPWLAGARDDGAADRIRAAMLDEVDGGPRTGAKPRVIGGELWFTQSWAHVAAEPIS; from the coding sequence GTGCCGCATCCGGCGACCGCCGTCCAGGAGACCGGGGGCACGATCGCCCCGCATCTGAGGCGCCTGCTGGAGTTCGTCGAACCCCATGCCGGCGACGTGTGCCTGGACGTCGCGCGCGGGCGCGGCCCGATGCCCGCCGCGCTCGGGCCGCACGTCCACCACGTGACCGCGGTGGACGCGACGCCCGTGGCGCCCCCGCCCGGCCCCGCCAGGCCGGGCCGGATGGAGACGGTGGAGTTCGGGACGGGCCCGGTCCGCATCACCGGCGGCGCGCGCGGCCCGGACGAGCGGCGCGACGGCGGCGGCGCGGGCCGCAGGCCCCCGGCCGCCATGACGCGCGAGGACCCGCGGCCGCGGCCCGCGCGCCCCGCCCCGCGCGTCCCGATCAAGGCGGACGCCACCGCGCTGCCGTACCGGGACAACACGTTCTCCCTGGTCACGGCGCGCTTCTCGCTCTACAACCTGGGCGATCCGGGCGACGTGCTGCGGGAACTGCTGCGGGTGTGCCGGCCGGGCGGGCGGGTGGTCGTCGCCGACCTCGTCCGGGGCAACCTCGCCGGGCCCGAGCGCGACCGGATCGAGCGCCTGCGCGACCCCGACCATCCGGGCACCCCGTCGATCGCCCGGCTCACCGAGATGATCACCTCGGTGGGCGGCAGCATCCGGCGGCTGGACGTGTTCACCGTGGAGCGCCCCGTCGAGCCGTGGCTCGCCGGGGCCCGCGACGACGGCGCGGCCGACCGCATCCGCGCGGCCATGCTCGACGAGGTGGACGGCGGCCCCCGCACCGGGGCCAAGCCGCGCGTCATCGGCGGCGAGCTCTGGTTCACGCAGTCCTGGGCGCACGTCGCCGCGGAACCCATCTCCTAG
- a CDS encoding acetyl-CoA C-acetyltransferase yields the protein MAEAYIVGAVRTPVGTKKGALKDVHPADLGAHVLKELVNRTGVDPSGVEDVIMGCVMQVGPQSLDIARTAWLSAGLPESVPGVTIDRQCGSSQQAIHFAAQGVLSGTQDLVVASGVEQMAVVPMGSSVAMALEKGMPFPYGEGWAERYGMQEISQFRGAELMAEKWGFTREDLERFALESHQRAAKAIEAGYFDREIAPIAGLSKDEGARADTTLEKMAGLKTLREGGRITAAVASQISVGASAVLIASEEAVKRYNLTPRARIHTLAVCGSDPVYMLTGPIPATEKALDRAGLKIDDIDVFEVNEAFAPVPMAWAHDTGASLDRTNPNGGAIALGHPLGATGGVLMTKLLHELERTGGRYGLQTMCEGGGQANATIIERI from the coding sequence GTGGCCGAGGCGTACATCGTCGGCGCGGTCCGTACCCCCGTCGGTACCAAGAAGGGCGCTCTCAAGGACGTCCACCCCGCCGACCTCGGGGCGCACGTGCTCAAGGAGCTCGTCAACCGCACCGGGGTCGACCCCTCCGGGGTCGAAGACGTGATCATGGGCTGCGTCATGCAGGTCGGCCCGCAGTCGCTGGACATCGCGCGCACCGCGTGGCTGTCGGCCGGGCTGCCGGAGAGCGTGCCCGGCGTGACCATCGACCGCCAGTGCGGGTCGTCCCAGCAGGCGATCCACTTCGCCGCCCAGGGCGTGCTGTCGGGCACCCAGGACCTCGTCGTCGCCTCCGGCGTCGAGCAGATGGCGGTCGTCCCGATGGGCTCCTCCGTCGCCATGGCCCTGGAGAAGGGCATGCCCTTCCCCTACGGCGAGGGCTGGGCCGAGCGCTACGGCATGCAGGAGATCTCCCAGTTCCGCGGCGCCGAGCTGATGGCCGAGAAGTGGGGCTTCACCCGCGAGGACCTGGAGAGGTTCGCGCTGGAGAGCCACCAGCGCGCCGCCAAGGCCATCGAGGCCGGCTACTTCGACCGCGAGATCGCCCCCATCGCCGGGCTGTCCAAGGACGAGGGCGCCCGCGCCGACACCACGCTGGAGAAGATGGCGGGGCTCAAGACGCTGCGCGAGGGCGGCCGGATCACCGCCGCCGTCGCCTCGCAGATCTCCGTCGGCGCCTCCGCGGTGCTGATCGCCTCCGAGGAGGCCGTCAAGCGGTACAACCTCACCCCGCGCGCCCGCATCCACACCCTCGCGGTGTGCGGCTCCGACCCGGTCTACATGCTGACCGGCCCGATCCCCGCCACCGAGAAGGCCCTGGACCGCGCCGGGCTGAAGATCGACGACATCGACGTCTTCGAGGTCAACGAGGCGTTCGCCCCGGTCCCGATGGCGTGGGCGCACGACACCGGCGCCTCGCTGGACAGGACCAACCCCAACGGCGGCGCGATCGCCCTCGGGCACCCGCTCGGCGCGACCGGCGGCGTCCTGATGACCAAGCTGCTGCACGAGCTGGAGCGCACCGGCGGCCGCTACGGCCTGCAGACGATGTGCGAGGGCGGCGGCCAGGCCAACGCCACCATCATCGAGCGCATCTGA
- a CDS encoding MDR family MFS transporter, which yields MTATAAARDERAMPKGRDLYVVLGALMLAMLLAALDQTIVSTALPTIVSELGGLNHLSWVVTAYLLSSTASTPLWGKLGDQYGRKRLFQASIVIFLIGSALCGLAQDMTQLIVFRALQGLGGGGLMVLAVAIVGDVVPPRERGRYQGLFGAVFGVASVCGPLLGGWFVDNLTWRWVFYINLPIGVVALAVIAAVLHATGERERHRIDYLGTLLIVGWAVGLVLTATWGGTRYAWASAPIIGLAAGSVALIGVWLLVERRAAEPIMPPALLRHPVFALGAAISFAVGFAMFGALTFLPIFLQVVHGVSPTLSGVYLLPMMLGMLLSSIGSGQLITRFGRYKIYPMVGTPIIALALYLCSALDENSTTLSMSLRFALLGFGLGLVMQVLVIAVQNAVSYQDLGSATSGVTFFRQIGGSFGVAVFGSIFSNQLAGHVADLARVLPPGFDPAAVQGNPRLLDRYPVAVKDAVLHAYAQSIDSVFFWAVPVAAARVRADLVPARGPAAGDSADARLRGGLRRGADRPVVKA from the coding sequence ATGACGGCGACGGCGGCGGCGCGGGACGAGCGGGCCATGCCGAAGGGCAGGGACCTCTACGTCGTCCTCGGCGCCCTCATGCTCGCCATGCTGCTGGCGGCGCTGGACCAGACGATCGTGTCCACCGCGCTGCCGACGATCGTCAGCGAGCTCGGCGGGCTCAACCACCTGTCGTGGGTCGTCACGGCGTACCTGCTGTCCTCGACGGCGTCCACGCCGCTGTGGGGCAAGCTCGGCGACCAGTACGGCCGCAAGCGGCTGTTCCAGGCGTCGATCGTCATCTTCCTGATCGGGTCGGCGCTGTGCGGCCTGGCGCAGGACATGACGCAGCTGATCGTGTTCCGCGCCCTGCAGGGCCTCGGCGGCGGCGGGCTGATGGTGCTCGCCGTCGCCATCGTCGGGGACGTGGTGCCGCCCCGCGAGCGCGGCCGCTACCAGGGCCTGTTCGGCGCGGTCTTCGGCGTGGCCAGCGTGTGCGGCCCGCTGCTCGGCGGCTGGTTCGTCGACAACCTGACCTGGCGCTGGGTGTTCTACATCAACCTGCCCATCGGGGTGGTGGCGCTGGCGGTGATCGCCGCCGTCCTGCACGCGACGGGCGAGCGGGAGCGCCACCGCATCGACTACCTCGGCACGCTGCTGATCGTCGGCTGGGCCGTCGGGCTGGTGCTGACGGCCACCTGGGGCGGGACGCGCTACGCCTGGGCGTCCGCGCCGATCATCGGGCTGGCCGCCGGCTCGGTGGCGCTGATCGGCGTGTGGCTGCTGGTCGAGCGGCGCGCCGCCGAGCCGATCATGCCGCCGGCGCTGCTGCGCCACCCGGTCTTCGCGCTCGGCGCCGCGATCAGCTTCGCGGTCGGCTTCGCGATGTTCGGCGCGCTGACGTTCCTGCCGATCTTCCTTCAGGTGGTGCACGGGGTCTCGCCCACGCTGTCGGGCGTCTACCTGCTGCCGATGATGCTCGGCATGCTGCTCAGCTCGATCGGCTCCGGCCAGCTGATCACCCGGTTCGGCCGCTACAAGATCTACCCGATGGTCGGGACGCCGATCATCGCGCTGGCGCTCTACCTGTGCTCGGCGCTGGACGAGAACTCCACCACCCTGAGCATGAGCCTGCGGTTCGCGCTGCTCGGCTTCGGGCTCGGCCTGGTCATGCAGGTGCTCGTGATCGCCGTCCAGAACGCGGTGTCGTACCAGGACCTCGGCTCCGCGACGTCCGGTGTCACCTTCTTCCGGCAGATCGGCGGGTCGTTCGGCGTCGCGGTGTTCGGCTCGATCTTCAGCAACCAGCTCGCCGGCCATGTGGCGGACCTGGCGCGGGTCCTGCCGCCGGGGTTCGACCCAGCGGCCGTCCAGGGCAATCCGAGGCTGCTCGACCGGTACCCGGTCGCGGTGAAGGACGCCGTTCTGCACGCCTACGCGCAGTCGATCGACTCGGTGTTCTTCTGGGCGGTCCCCGTGGCGGCGGCCCGCGTTCGTGCTGACCTGGTTCCTGCGCGAGGTCCCGCTGCGGGAGACAGCGCAGACGCCCGACTACGGGGAGGGCTTCGGCGCGGCGCCGACCGTCCGGTCGTCAAGGCATGA
- a CDS encoding helix-turn-helix domain-containing protein has protein sequence MPAPMISEASTEEVDPRDRIEFWEDYNRRALVGLSCTSYSEDGLLARQANFRLGDVRLADISGNAHAVERTPQVARSAPKDSVFATLLVEGEAVFLHEHGCLAATAGDLVLYDTRRPYLFGFSSSMRQLLVDVPRDLFVERCMAGGVPAPVLFGRGTAREGELVVALRSVLEKPGAQSRGNVLDLLRMLATERSGGRSAPAAYQTQLIVAEDYVERHLHDPRLTPGQVAGVLGVSVRHLGRIFEAAGTTPARHILERRLQRAHDDLASPRTARTTIADVAYRWGFSSQAHFARHFRARFGRTPSETRASAR, from the coding sequence ATGCCGGCACCGATGATCTCCGAGGCCAGCACGGAGGAGGTCGACCCGCGCGACCGCATCGAGTTCTGGGAGGACTACAACCGCAGGGCGCTGGTCGGGCTGTCGTGCACCTCCTACTCCGAGGACGGGCTGCTGGCCCGGCAGGCCAACTTCCGGCTCGGGGACGTCCGGCTGGCCGACATCAGCGGCAACGCCCACGCGGTGGAGCGCACCCCGCAGGTGGCCAGGTCGGCGCCGAAGGACTCGGTGTTCGCGACCCTGCTGGTCGAGGGCGAGGCGGTGTTCCTGCACGAGCACGGCTGCCTCGCCGCGACCGCGGGCGACCTCGTCCTCTACGACACGCGCCGCCCCTACCTGTTCGGGTTCTCCTCGTCCATGCGGCAGTTGCTCGTGGACGTCCCCCGCGATCTGTTCGTCGAGCGGTGCATGGCGGGCGGCGTCCCCGCCCCCGTGCTGTTCGGGCGCGGGACCGCCCGGGAGGGCGAACTGGTCGTGGCGCTGCGGTCCGTCCTGGAGAAGCCGGGCGCGCAGTCCCGCGGGAACGTCCTCGACCTGTTGCGCATGCTCGCCACGGAGCGGTCGGGCGGACGGTCCGCGCCCGCCGCGTACCAGACCCAGCTGATCGTCGCCGAGGACTACGTCGAGCGGCACCTGCACGACCCCCGCCTCACCCCCGGGCAGGTCGCGGGCGTGCTGGGGGTGTCGGTACGGCATCTCGGCCGGATCTTCGAGGCGGCCGGCACCACCCCGGCGAGGCACATCCTGGAGCGCCGCCTCCAGCGGGCCCACGACGACCTCGCCTCCCCCCGCACCGCCCGCACGACCATCGCGGACGTCGCCTACCGCTGGGGCTTCTCCAGCCAGGCGCACTTCGCCCGCCACTTCCGCGCCCGCTTCGGCCGCACCCCTTCGGAGACCCGCGCGTCCGCCCGCTGA
- a CDS encoding 2,4'-dihydroxyacetophenone dioxygenase family protein: protein MPETPGPEFWKNLRPIENSQKPDALPEVYLPKVATDDDRYYVPFTDTVGSRPLWINVKDNTWSDVLRSKEAGLVNRHYHPHEVFAYTISGKWGYLERPWTATAGDFVYEAPGEGHTLVAYEHEEPMKTLFIVKGPLIWLDENGEPEGLFDVHDYIDMCRRHYDAVGLGADLIDSLFR from the coding sequence ATGCCGGAGACCCCCGGTCCGGAGTTCTGGAAGAACCTCAGGCCGATCGAGAACTCGCAGAAGCCGGACGCGCTGCCGGAGGTGTACCTGCCGAAGGTCGCCACCGACGACGACCGGTACTACGTGCCGTTCACCGACACGGTCGGGTCGCGGCCGCTGTGGATCAACGTGAAGGACAACACCTGGTCCGACGTCCTGCGGTCCAAGGAGGCCGGGCTCGTCAACCGGCACTACCACCCCCACGAGGTGTTCGCCTACACGATCTCCGGCAAGTGGGGATACCTGGAGCGCCCCTGGACGGCCACGGCCGGCGACTTCGTCTACGAGGCGCCCGGCGAGGGGCACACCCTCGTCGCCTACGAGCACGAGGAGCCGATGAAGACGCTGTTCATCGTCAAGGGCCCGCTGATCTGGCTGGACGAGAACGGCGAGCCCGAAGGCCTCTTCGACGTCCACGACTACATCGACATGTGCCGCAGGCACTACGACGCGGTCGGGCTGGGCGCGGACCTCATCGACTCGCTCTTCCGATGA
- a CDS encoding DUF6183 family protein, producing the protein MRLRGVEIEKAVRRMGLADTYRDRHWDRAVKVTDNAVQKAEPEWLERLLAALLEVGEPTHPMRYGFEVALRRLASAPGGAERTARVRALAAEGLAWGGDLRYSLPEVAEWLACAQPAEHLLAVFDDAEASDELAACLLQETALRHDAASAAGFAGRLRDAGHPLANLPLRPVGAERHLGLPRHPGPAGPWRPPGEGAPEAPGATGLDIGVAAVDWPDARQALSAYRNWPSGADALEAGLFRLDRPLAPADFGASLLRLLPAASTGATTAGVRRATTVDVLRTLFGGAASGGAYGPRMHGAYARKASWESLAALADVQEADPAAVERGADRCTWLFYGSDWHLRVVPPLDVGIAALRPERRTVAVLAVTDSD; encoded by the coding sequence GTGAGACTGCGCGGTGTGGAGATCGAGAAGGCCGTCCGGCGGATGGGACTGGCGGACACCTACAGGGACCGCCACTGGGACAGGGCCGTCAAGGTGACCGACAACGCCGTCCAGAAGGCGGAGCCGGAGTGGCTCGAACGGCTGCTGGCGGCGTTGCTGGAGGTCGGGGAGCCGACCCACCCGATGCGGTACGGCTTCGAGGTCGCGTTGCGGCGGCTGGCGAGCGCGCCCGGCGGCGCGGAGCGCACCGCGCGCGTCCGCGCCCTCGCGGCCGAGGGGCTGGCGTGGGGCGGCGACCTTCGCTACAGCCTGCCGGAGGTCGCGGAGTGGCTGGCCTGCGCCCAGCCCGCCGAGCATCTCCTCGCGGTGTTCGACGACGCCGAAGCGTCGGACGAACTCGCGGCCTGCCTCCTCCAGGAGACGGCCCTGCGCCACGACGCGGCGTCCGCCGCGGGGTTCGCCGGGAGGCTGCGGGACGCCGGGCATCCGCTGGCGAACCTGCCGCTTCGCCCGGTCGGGGCCGAGCGGCATCTCGGGCTGCCCCGGCATCCGGGCCCGGCCGGGCCCTGGCGCCCGCCCGGCGAGGGGGCGCCGGAGGCGCCGGGGGCCACGGGTCTCGACATCGGGGTGGCGGCGGTCGACTGGCCCGACGCTCGGCAGGCGTTGAGCGCCTACCGCAACTGGCCGTCGGGCGCCGATGCCCTGGAGGCGGGGCTGTTCCGGCTGGACCGCCCGCTGGCCCCCGCCGACTTCGGTGCTTCGCTGCTCCGCCTCCTGCCGGCAGCCAGCACCGGTGCCACCACGGCCGGAGTGCGGCGGGCGACCACCGTCGACGTCCTGCGGACGCTGTTCGGCGGGGCCGCTTCCGGCGGTGCTTACGGGCCCCGCATGCACGGCGCCTATGCGCGCAAGGCGTCTTGGGAGTCGCTGGCGGCGCTGGCGGACGTCCAGGAGGCCGACCCGGCGGCGGTCGAGCGAGGCGCCGACCGGTGCACATGGCTCTTCTACGGCTCGGACTGGCATCTCCGGGTCGTCCCGCCGCTGGACGTGGGCATCGCGGCCCTGCGCCCCGAGCGGCGGACGGTGGCCGTGCTGGCCGTCACCGACTCCGACTGA
- a CDS encoding MarR family winged helix-turn-helix transcriptional regulator: MLTWFLREVPLRETAQTPDYGEGFGAAPTVRSSRHEMERALSELMRRDARAFEMYDRLAAFSGVSLPAGSVWALCRIAKDGTVTGQELADRAGVRVEQGRPYVDRLVDAGYVQRREGVLAVTPSGRDAAERLFVARCEGLSRHLDGWAPEEHPELADVLSRLAEASLGDEADGEVLGPGPRPAERGA, from the coding sequence GTGCTGACCTGGTTCCTGCGCGAGGTCCCGCTGCGGGAGACAGCGCAGACGCCCGACTACGGGGAGGGCTTCGGCGCGGCGCCGACCGTCCGGTCGTCAAGGCATGAGATGGAGCGCGCCCTGAGCGAGCTGATGCGCCGGGACGCCAGGGCCTTCGAGATGTACGACCGGCTGGCCGCGTTCTCGGGCGTGTCCCTGCCCGCGGGCAGCGTCTGGGCGTTGTGCCGGATCGCCAAGGACGGGACGGTCACCGGCCAGGAACTCGCCGACCGGGCGGGGGTGCGGGTCGAGCAGGGCCGCCCGTACGTCGACCGGCTCGTGGACGCCGGCTACGTCCAGCGGCGCGAGGGGGTCCTCGCCGTCACGCCGTCAGGGCGGGACGCCGCCGAGCGCCTGTTCGTCGCCCGGTGCGAGGGGCTCTCCCGGCATCTGGACGGCTGGGCTCCCGAGGAGCATCCTGAGCTGGCGGACGTCCTGTCGCGGCTGGCGGAGGCGTCCCTCGGCGACGAGGCGGACGGCGAGGTGCTCGGGCCCGGCCCGCGGCCCGCGGAGCGGGGGGCCTAG